In Paenibacillus sp. FSL R7-0345, a single window of DNA contains:
- a CDS encoding NAD(P)/FAD-dependent oxidoreductase, giving the protein MTLEQSGVPMSDLLIIGGGPAGMFAAFYGGMRQASVTLIESMPQLGGQLAALYPEKYIYDVAGFPKITAQELVDNLSRQMDLFQSNICLEEKVVSVEKRDERHFVTTTDKAEYHSKAVIITAGVGAFEPRRLELPEAARFEKANLHYFVSDLNAFQGKKVLISGGGDSAVDWALMLEPIAEQVTLIHRRDKFRAHEHSVEKLMASKVNVVTPTEITELHGEEFITKVTLSHIKTKETQEIEVDSVIVNFGFVSSLGPIAEWGIEIESNSIVVDSRMETSIPGIFAAGDITTYPGKLKLIAVGFGEAPTAVNNAKVYLDPDAKLSPGHSSNLKL; this is encoded by the coding sequence GTGACACTAGAGCAATCCGGCGTTCCTATGAGCGACCTGTTAATTATAGGCGGCGGTCCTGCCGGCATGTTTGCCGCCTTCTACGGCGGTATGCGCCAGGCGTCGGTAACCCTTATTGAAAGCATGCCCCAGCTGGGTGGGCAGCTCGCCGCTCTTTATCCTGAAAAATATATTTATGATGTGGCCGGTTTCCCGAAAATTACCGCACAGGAGCTGGTAGACAACCTGTCCCGGCAAATGGACCTGTTCCAGTCCAATATCTGCCTTGAAGAAAAGGTTGTATCCGTCGAGAAGCGTGACGAACGCCATTTCGTAACCACAACTGACAAGGCGGAATACCACAGCAAGGCTGTTATCATTACCGCCGGTGTAGGCGCCTTTGAACCACGCCGTCTGGAGCTTCCGGAAGCAGCGCGGTTCGAGAAAGCCAACCTGCATTATTTTGTAAGTGATCTGAATGCCTTCCAGGGTAAAAAAGTGCTGATCAGCGGCGGCGGCGACTCCGCGGTAGACTGGGCACTGATGCTTGAGCCGATCGCTGAGCAGGTTACGCTGATTCACCGCCGCGATAAGTTCCGCGCGCATGAGCACAGTGTAGAGAAGCTGATGGCTTCCAAGGTAAATGTGGTTACCCCAACGGAAATCACCGAGCTGCACGGGGAAGAATTTATCACTAAGGTCACCTTGTCCCACATCAAAACCAAGGAGACACAGGAAATTGAAGTGGACAGTGTTATTGTTAACTTCGGGTTTGTATCCTCGCTGGGACCGATTGCAGAGTGGGGCATTGAAATTGAGAGTAATTCCATTGTGGTAGACTCGCGCATGGAGACAAGCATTCCCGGCATCTTTGCTGCCGGAGATATCACTACTTACCCGGGCAAGCTGAAGCTGATCGCAGTCGGATTTGGAGAAGCGCCTACGGCTGTCAACAACGCCAAAGTGTATCTCGATCCGGATGCCAAGCTCTCGCCCGGACACAGCAGTAACCTCAAGCTTTAG
- the sda gene encoding sporulation histidine kinase inhibitor Sda codes for MVELSDEMLLDSYQRAIELHLEHDFIALLLAEIRKRNLHSPVPAVLH; via the coding sequence GTGGTTGAATTGTCGGATGAGATGCTGCTCGACTCGTACCAAAGAGCGATAGAGCTTCATTTGGAGCATGATTTCATCGCTCTGTTGCTCGCTGAGATTCGCAAACGGAACTTACACTCTCCAGTACCTGCGGTTTTACACTAA
- a CDS encoding YheC/YheD family protein, whose protein sequence is MAGRQLASKWLKTEALLSDSRVAGYIPRTKGYDAAGLSAMLGRYGNVVIKPIVGGGGHGVIKVFRDGRGYGFTYNHSTRVYRDFGSMKHALDRVKLRRRYMIQQGISLARIAGRPIDYRVKVVKNGDHWEFRSMVGRLARPGLFVTNLCKGGTMMTCRHGLRRSLPRISASAKKAEMRRLTHVCIELMERHFPGIGELGFDYAVDHRGKIWILEVNTRPK, encoded by the coding sequence ATGGCGGGAAGACAACTGGCCAGCAAATGGCTGAAAACCGAGGCGCTGCTCAGCGATTCACGGGTTGCCGGTTACATTCCGAGAACGAAGGGATATGACGCTGCCGGACTGTCTGCTATGCTGGGCAGATATGGAAATGTTGTGATTAAGCCGATTGTGGGCGGCGGGGGCCATGGCGTGATCAAGGTGTTCCGGGACGGCCGGGGCTACGGGTTTACTTACAACCACAGCACCCGGGTATACCGTGATTTTGGTTCAATGAAGCATGCGCTTGACAGGGTAAAGCTGAGACGGCGTTATATGATCCAGCAGGGGATTTCGCTTGCCCGGATTGCCGGACGTCCGATTGACTACCGGGTGAAGGTTGTGAAGAATGGCGATCACTGGGAATTCCGTTCAATGGTGGGAAGACTGGCGCGTCCGGGGCTGTTCGTCACGAATCTGTGTAAAGGCGGAACAATGATGACCTGCCGGCATGGCCTGCGCCGTTCTCTTCCGAGAATCAGTGCGTCGGCCAAAAAAGCGGAAATGCGCCGGCTGACGCATGTCTGCATCGAACTTATGGAAAGACATTTTCCGGGGATCGGTGAGCTGGGGTTTGATTACGCGGTGGATCACCGGGGAAAAATCTGGATTCTGGAAGTGAATACAAGACCGAAGTGA
- a CDS encoding iron-sulfur cluster assembly accessory protein yields MITISETAAGQLKVMLAEQEVPNMFLRLGVTAGGCSGFSYAMGFDDNETEQDVYMDVEGLKVVVSKDDIRYLNGLEIDFEESGMTGGFTIHNPNATVTCGCGSSFRTKEEAGNPAAEPC; encoded by the coding sequence ATGATTACAATCAGTGAAACAGCTGCAGGACAGCTGAAGGTAATGCTGGCAGAACAGGAAGTGCCGAATATGTTTCTCCGTCTTGGTGTAACAGCGGGCGGCTGCAGCGGGTTCTCATACGCGATGGGCTTTGATGACAATGAGACTGAGCAGGATGTTTACATGGATGTTGAGGGACTCAAGGTTGTAGTCAGCAAGGACGATATCCGTTACCTGAACGGCCTGGAGATCGACTTCGAGGAATCCGGCATGACGGGCGGGTTCACCATTCATAATCCGAATGCCACAGTTACCTGCGGATGCGGGTCGTCGTTCCGTACGAAGGAAGAAGCGGGGAATCCGGCGGCTGAGCCTTGCTAA
- the mqnE gene encoding aminofutalosine synthase MqnE, producing the protein MSTLITPNTDAKMAHIIEKVRGGERLNLEDGVYLYESDDLLTIGQLANEVNLRKNGKRVYFIENMSLYFTNVCESRCAFCNFRKDDGEEGAYTLSGPEMVQYVEQHIHPGVREFHIVGGHNDKVPFQYYVDSLKALNERFPEVTLKAYTAAEIDFFTRISGLSIREVLEALRGAGLKSLTGGGAEILSDQYRKKMRVDKANVEEYLEVHRTAHKMGMRTHTTMLYGSIESREDRIRHMLQIRELQDETNGFMVFIPLSMQPKNRNAGIMRRNSAYEDLKTIAVSRLMLDNFDHIKAYFINIGVQLTQVAMSFGASDVHGTILKERISHAAGALTPEGLTREELIWLVKGAGRIPVERDTFYNEIKVYE; encoded by the coding sequence ATGTCTACCCTTATAACCCCAAACACTGATGCCAAAATGGCACATATTATTGAGAAGGTTCGCGGCGGAGAACGGTTAAATCTGGAAGATGGCGTTTATTTATATGAAAGCGATGATTTGCTAACAATCGGCCAGCTCGCTAATGAGGTTAATCTGCGCAAAAATGGGAAAAGGGTTTATTTTATCGAAAATATGAGCCTGTATTTCACCAATGTCTGCGAATCGCGCTGCGCTTTCTGCAATTTCCGCAAAGACGACGGCGAAGAAGGGGCCTACACCCTGTCCGGTCCGGAAATGGTGCAATATGTCGAACAGCATATCCACCCGGGCGTCCGCGAATTCCACATTGTCGGCGGCCATAATGATAAGGTGCCCTTCCAGTATTACGTTGATTCACTTAAAGCGTTGAACGAGCGCTTCCCTGAGGTGACCCTCAAGGCCTATACGGCAGCAGAGATCGATTTCTTCACCCGCATCAGCGGACTCAGTATCCGCGAGGTACTGGAAGCCCTGCGCGGGGCAGGACTGAAGTCGCTGACCGGCGGCGGGGCAGAAATCCTGTCCGATCAGTACCGCAAAAAAATGCGGGTCGATAAAGCCAACGTTGAGGAATATCTGGAAGTTCACCGTACCGCTCATAAAATGGGCATGAGAACACACACTACGATGCTATACGGCTCGATTGAATCGCGCGAGGACCGGATCCGCCATATGCTGCAGATCCGCGAGCTGCAGGATGAAACGAACGGCTTCATGGTGTTCATTCCGCTGTCTATGCAGCCGAAGAACCGCAATGCCGGCATCATGCGCCGCAACTCTGCTTATGAGGACCTCAAAACAATTGCAGTCAGCCGGCTGATGCTCGACAACTTTGACCACATTAAAGCTTACTTCATTAATATTGGTGTACAGCTGACCCAGGTTGCCATGAGCTTCGGTGCATCCGATGTGCATGGCACAATCCTGAAGGAGCGGATCAGTCACGCCGCAGGAGCATTGACGCCGGAAGGGCTGACCCGTGAAGAGCTGATCTGGCTTGTTAAAGGTGCGGGCCGCATTCCGGTTGAACGGGATACCTTCTACAACGAAATCAAAGTATACGAATAG